A single Helianthus annuus chloroplast, complete genome DNA region contains:
- the rpoA gene encoding RNA polymerase alpha subunit → MVREKITVSTRTLQWKCVESAADSKRLLYGRFILSPLMKGQADTIGIAMRRALLGEIEGTCITRAKSEKISHEYATIMGIQESVHEILMNLKEIVLRSNLYGTCEASICVRGPGYVTAQDIILPPYVEIVDNTQHIASLTEPIELVIGLQIEKNRGYLIKAPNTFQDGSYPIDPVFMPVRNANHSIHSYENGNKEILFLEIWTNGSLTPKEALHEASRNLIDLLIPFLHTKEENLSLEDNQHIVPLPPFTFYDKLAKLTKNKKKMALKSIFIDQSELPPRIYNCLKRSNIYTLLDLLNNSQEDLMKMEHFRIEDVKQILGILEKNFVIDLPKNKF, encoded by the coding sequence TACAGTGGAAGTGTGTTGAATCAGCAGCAGACAGTAAGCGTCTTTTGTATGGGCGCTTTATTCTGTCTCCGCTTATGAAAGGTCAAGCAGACACAATAGGCATTGCGATGCGAAGAGCTTTGCTTGGAGAAATCGAAGGAACATGTATCACACGCGCAAAATCTGAGAAAATCTCACACGAATATGCTACCATAATGGGTATTCAAGAATCAGTACATGAAATTTTAATGAATTTGAAAGAAATCGTATTGAGAAGTAATCTCTATGGAACTTGTGAGGCGTCTATTTGTGTCAGGGGCCCTGGATATGTAACTGCTCAAGATATCATCTTACCGCCTTATGTAGAAATCGTCGATAATACACAGCATATAGCTAGCTTGACGGAACCCATTGAGTTGGTTATTGGATTACAAATAGAGAAGAATCGTGGATATCTTATAAAAGCGCCAAATACCTTTCAAGATGGAAGTTATCCTATAGATCCTGTATTCATGCCTGTTCGAAATGCGAATCATAGTATTCATTCTTATGAAAATGGTAACAAAGAGATACTATTTCTCGAAATATGGACAAATGGAAGTTTAACTCCTAAAGAAGCACTTCACGAAGCCTCCCGGAATTTGATTGATTTATTGATTCCCTTTTTACATACCAAAGAAGAAAATTTAAGTTTAGAGGACAATCAACACATAGTTCCTTTACCCCCTTTTACCTTTTATGATAAATTGGCTAAACTAACAAAAAATAAAAAAAAAATGGCGTTGAAATCGATTTTTATTGACCAATCAGAATTGCCTCCCAGAATCTATAATTGCCTCAAAAGGTCCAACATATATACATTATTGGACCTTTTGAATAACAGTCAAGAAGATCTTATGAAAATGGAACATTTTCGCATAGAAGACGTCAAACAAATTTTAGGGATTCTAGAAAAAAATTTCGTAATTGATTTACCGAAAAATAAGTTTTAA